In Rhizobium jaguaris, a single window of DNA contains:
- a CDS encoding MDR family MFS transporter has protein sequence MKPDTQTIADAEQDIPAVEDHGARNKLVIALLLVSAFVVILNETIMGVALPHLMADLNITASAAQWLTTAFMLTMAVVIPITGYLLQRLNTRPVFILAMSLFSAGTLISALAPGFAVLVLGRIVQASGTAIMMPLLMTTVMTLVPPESRGRTMGNISVVISVAPAIGPTISGLILSTLEWRWLFLLVLPIALSALALGTLRMRNVTTPTTAPIDILSIVLSAIGFGGFVYGLSGLGEAALHPPAVSPWFPLLTGAVVIAVFVLRQLRLQRQDRALLDLRTLTTKTFTISMVMMAILMMSMFGVFILLPIYLQNVLGLSTLQTGLLLLPGGLIMGLCAPRVGHLFDKYGPAPLIIPGAIMLSVVMGGLVFIQQDTPFWMLLIAHIVLSIGLALMFTPLFTVSLGSLPPNLYSHGSAMLGATQQVAGAAGTALFVAIMTLRAASLSASGASVAAATTGGIKAAFLCGMIISLGAIAAAFFIRKPEHGPDTARHH, from the coding sequence ATGAAGCCCGATACTCAGACTATTGCCGATGCGGAGCAGGATATCCCCGCCGTGGAAGACCATGGCGCCCGCAATAAACTCGTTATCGCCCTGCTGTTGGTGTCGGCTTTTGTTGTCATTCTGAACGAAACCATCATGGGTGTAGCGCTGCCCCATCTGATGGCCGATCTCAATATCACCGCCAGCGCCGCTCAATGGCTCACCACAGCATTCATGCTGACCATGGCCGTCGTCATCCCGATTACCGGCTATTTGCTTCAGCGGCTCAATACGCGGCCGGTATTCATTCTCGCCATGTCGCTGTTCAGCGCCGGTACGCTTATTTCGGCACTGGCGCCGGGCTTCGCCGTGCTGGTCCTCGGACGGATCGTGCAGGCCTCGGGCACGGCGATCATGATGCCGCTGTTGATGACGACGGTGATGACCTTGGTGCCGCCGGAATCCCGCGGCCGAACCATGGGCAATATCTCTGTCGTCATTTCGGTGGCGCCGGCCATCGGGCCGACGATTTCCGGCTTGATCCTTTCGACGCTCGAATGGCGCTGGCTGTTCCTCCTGGTGTTGCCGATCGCGCTCAGCGCATTGGCGCTCGGCACCTTGCGGATGAGGAATGTGACTACTCCAACCACCGCGCCGATCGATATCCTTTCAATCGTTCTCTCCGCCATCGGCTTCGGTGGTTTCGTCTATGGCCTCAGCGGCCTCGGCGAAGCGGCTCTTCATCCGCCGGCGGTGTCGCCATGGTTTCCGCTATTGACGGGTGCTGTTGTCATTGCGGTTTTTGTATTGCGTCAGTTGCGGTTGCAGAGACAGGATCGAGCATTGCTCGACCTGCGCACCTTGACCACGAAGACATTCACGATCTCAATGGTCATGATGGCCATCCTGATGATGTCGATGTTCGGCGTCTTCATCCTGCTGCCCATCTATCTGCAAAACGTGCTGGGACTATCGACGCTGCAAACCGGGCTGTTGTTACTGCCCGGTGGGTTGATTATGGGCCTTTGCGCGCCGAGGGTCGGGCACCTCTTCGACAAATACGGTCCAGCGCCGCTGATCATTCCTGGCGCGATCATGCTGAGTGTGGTCATGGGCGGATTGGTTTTCATACAACAGGATACGCCGTTCTGGATGCTGCTGATTGCCCATATCGTGCTCAGCATTGGCCTGGCACTGATGTTCACGCCGCTGTTCACCGTCAGCCTGGGATCGCTGCCGCCAAACCTCTATTCGCACGGCAGCGCCATGCTCGGCGCGACCCAACAAGTCGCCGGCGCCGCCGGCACAGCATTGTTCGTCGCAATCATGACCCTGCGAGCCGCCAGCCTCTCCGCCAGCGGCGCCAGTGTCGCCGCGG